From Cryptosporangium phraense:
GCAGGAGGGTGAGCACTGAGCATCCAGCTGCCGGACTTCCCGTGGGACACGTTGGCGCCCTACGGGAAGCGGGCGAAGGAACACCCGGACGGCGTCGTCGACCTCTCGATCGGGACGCCGGTCGACCCGACCCCGCCGGTGGTGCGCGACGCGCTGATCGCGGCGGCGGACGCCCCGGGCTACCCGCTCACCGCGGGCACTCCGGCGCTGCGGGACGCGATGACGTCCTGGGTGGCTCAGCGGCTGGCCGCGTCCGCGGACGTCGGGGTGCTGCCGACGATCGGATCGAAAGAGGCCGTGGCCTGGCTGCCGACGCAGCTCGGGCTGGGTCCGTCCGACACCGTGATCTTCCCCGAGCTGGCCTACCCGACGTACGACGTGGGTATCCGGCTGGCCGGGGCCATCGGCGTGCGCTCCGACGCGACCGTGGCCGCCGGGCCGGGTAAGACCGCCGCGATCTGGGTGAACTCGCCGTCGAACCCCACCGGGCGGGTGCTCGGCGTTGCCCACCTGCGCAAGGTGGTGGCCTGGGCGCGCGAGCGGGGCGCGATCGTCATCTCCGACGAGTGCTACGTCGAGCTCGGCTGGGACGTCGAGCCGGTCTCCGTACTGGCCGACGAGGTGTGCGACGGCGACGTCACCGGGCTGCTCGCGGTGCACTCGCTCTCGAAGCGCTCGAATCTGGCCGGATACCGGGCCGGTTTCGTCGCCGGCGACCCGGCGATCGTCGAGCGGTTGCTGGCCGTGCGCAAGCACGGTGGGCTGATCGTGCCGGCACCGGTGCAGGCCGCGATGGTGGCGGCTCTGAGCGACACCGCCCACGTGGCCGAGCAGCGCGAGCGGTACGCCTCGCGACGGGAAGCGCTGCGCGAAGCGCTGGTGACCGCGGGCTTCCGGATCGACCACTCCGAGGCCGGCCTCTACCTCTGGGCCACTCGCGACGAGCCCTGCTGGGACACCGTGTCCTGGCTGGCCGACCGCGGGATCCTGGTCGCCCCGGGCGCGTTCTACGGCCCGGGGGGCTCCCACCACGTGCGGGTGGCGCTCACCGCGACCGACGAGCGCGTCGCGGCCGCGGCGAAGCGCCTAGTTGGCGTGTAGCGCCTCGTTCAGGCCGCCCCAGGAGCGGCCGGCGCGGGGCACGGCCTCCAGGGCTCCGGTCAGCGAGTTACGGCGGAGCAAGATCCCGTCGGCGCCGGACAGCGAGGCCGCCTTCACCACGGACCCGTCCGGGAGCGTCACCTTCGAGCCGGCCGTGACGTAGGTACCGGCCTCGACGACCGAGTCGTTGCCGAGCGGGATGCCCAGGCCCGAGTTCGCCCCGAGCAGGCACCGCTCGCCGATCGAGATCACGGTCGTGCCGCCGCCGGAGAGCGTCCCCATGATCGACGCGCCACCACCGACGTCGGACCCGTCGCCGACGACGACGCCGGCCGAGATCCGGCCCTCGACCATCGACGAGCCGAGCGTGCCCGCGTTGTAGTTGACGAAGCCCTCGTGCATGACCGTGGTGCCGGACGCGAGGTGCGCGCCGAGCCGCACCCGGTCGGCGTCGGCGATCCGGACGCCGGACGGGACCACGTAGTCGGTCATCCGCGGGAACTTGTCGACGCCGTAGACCTCGAAGTGGGTCTTTGCGGCTCGGGCCCGGGCCCGCACGTCTTCGACGGCGGCCACCGCGACCGGCCCGGCCGAGGTCCAGGCCACGTTGGCCAGTACTCCGAAGATGCCGGTCAGGTTCGCCCCGTGCGGCTTGACCAGCCGGTGCGAGAGCAGGTGCAGGCGCAGGTAGGCGTCCGCCGCGTCGACCGGGGCGTCGTCCAGGTCGGTGACCACCGAGATCGCGAAGACCTCGACGCCGCGCACTGGGTCAGGCCCAACCGCACCCGCTAGCTCGGAGCCGAGTACAGCCTCTCCCTGAGCCTTGTCCAGCCGCGCGACGCCGGGGCTTGTCCCTGATACCCCGGGTTCGCCCAGCCCCAACTTCCCGGCCGGGAACCACACGTCGAGAATCTGACCGTCGAACTCGGTCGCCAGGCCTACACCCCAGATGCTGCTCACGGGCCCACGTTAGCGTGGACCCATGACGCTGGACCTCGCCGGTGACCCGGTCGCCCTCACGACGACGCTGGTCGACTTCCGGTCGGAATCCGGTACCGAGCAACCGCTCGCCGACGAGGTCGAACGCGCGCTGGGCGCGCTGAACAGCCTGACCGTGGCCCGCGACGGCGACACGGTCGTGGCCCGCACCGACCTCGGCCGGTCCCACCGGATCATCCTGGCCGGCCACCTCGACACGGTGCCGATCGCCGGCAACGTCCCGTCCCGCCGCGACGGCGACCTGCTCTACGGCTGCGGCACGTCGGACATGAAGAGCGGACTCGCGGTCGCGCTGCACCTCGCCGCCACCGTGCCGGACCCGGCCTTCGACCTCACGGTCGTCGCGTACGACAACGAGGAGGTCGAGGCGTCCAAGAACGGGCTCGGACGGGTCAGCCGCAACCACCCGGAGTGGCTCGCGGCCGACTTCGCGGTGCTGCTCGAGCCCACCGACGGCACGGTCGAGGGCGGCTGCCAGGGCACGCTCAGGGCGCAGGTCACCACCCATGGCAAACGGGCGCACTCGGCCCGGAGCTGGCACGGGGTGAACGCCATCCACGGCGCCGCCGAGATCCTGAACCGCCTCACGGCGTACACCGCGCGGGAGATCGACATCGACGGCTGTCTCTACCGCGAGGGCCTCAACGCGGTCGGAATCTCCGGCGGGGTCGCCGGCAACGTCATCCCCGACCGCTGCGACGTCACGGTCAACTTCCGGTTCGCTCCCGACCGCACCGAGAAGGACGCCGAGGAGCACGTCCGGGAGGTGTTCGAGGGCTTCGAGGTGACGGTCACCGACTCGGCGCCGGGCGCGCTGCCGGGGTTGAGCTCGCCGGCCGCGGTGAGCTTCGTCGAGGCGCTGGATGTGCCGGTCCAGGCCAAACTGGGCTGGACCGACGTCGCCCGGTTCGCCACGCTCGGCGTCCCGGCGGTCAACTTCGGGCCCGGTGACCCGAACCTGGCCCACCAGGCCGGCGAGTACGTCGACGTCCGGAAGATCACGGACGCCGCAGCGGCACTTCGTCGCTACCTGACTGCCGGTTAGCAGTTCCCCCGACCGGGATACCGTGGCCAGCATGAGTAGTCCCGAGCACCAGCGAGGACCGGTCACGCTCCGCCGCAAGCAGGTGCCGTCGAGCACGACCGATCAGCGCCTGCTCGACAACAAGAGCGGCCGGGCCGACTTCATCCACAGCGACACCTGGCGGGTGCTCCGCATCCAGAGCGAGTTCGTCGAGGGCTTCGGCGCGCTGGCCGAGCTGGGTCCGGCGGTCAGCGTGTTCGGCTCGGCCCGGACGCCGGTCGACCACCCCGACTACGCGCTCGCCGAGCAGCTGGCCCGGGCGCTGGTCGAGGCCGGTTTCGCGGTGATCACCGGCGGCGGCCCGGGCACGATGGAGGCCGCCAACAAGGGCGCCAGCGAGGCCGGTGGGGTCAGCGTCGGGCTGGGCATCGAGCTGCCGTTCGAGCAGTCGATGAACAAGTGGGTCGACATCGGCGTCAACTTCCGGTACTTCTTCGCCCGCAAGACGATGTTCGTCAAATACGCCCAGGCGTTCTGCGTCCTGCCCGGCGGGTTCGGCACGCTCGACGAGCTGTTCGAGGCCCTCACGCTGGTGCAGACCCGCAAGGTCACCCGCTTCCCGGTCGTCCTGATCGGCACCCGGTACTGGGGCGGGCTCGTCGACTGGCTGCGCGAGACGATGCTCGCCGACGGCAAGATCTCCGAGCACGACCTCGACCTCATCCAGCTCACCGACGACATCGACGAGGCGGTCGCGGCCGTCCAGTCGGCCGAGAGCCTCGCCGCCGACCAGGCCACCGGCATCGACGAGGCCCCGGTGGAGGCCTGAGTGGCCGCGATCTGCGTCTACTGCGCGTCCTCGACGTCGATCCAGGCGTCGTACGTCGACCTGGCGTACGCGGCCGGCACCGAGCTGGCGGCGCGGGGCCACTCACTCGTCTCCGGCGGCGGACGCGTCTCGATGATGGGCGCGGTGGGGGTCGCGGCCCGGGCCGGGGGAGCACGCACGATCGGCGTCATCCCGGAGGCGCTGAGCAGCCGGGAGATTGCCGACTTCGACTCCGACGAGCTGATCGTCACGACCGGCATGCGCGAGCGCAAGGCCGCGATGGACGACCGCGCCGACGCGTTCCTCGGCCTCCCCGGCGGCATCGGCACGCTCGAAGAGGTGTTCGAGATCTGGACGTCCCGGTCGCTCGGCATGCACGCCAAACCCGTCGTGCTGCTCAACGTCGGCGGGTTCTACGACGGGCTGCTGAACTGGTTGCGCGAGCTCGCCGGCAGCGCGTTCGTGCGCCCGGAGGCCCTGGCCCTGCTGACCGTCGTCGATTCGGTGCCGGCCGCGTTCGACGCGATCGAGGACGGCCTCCGCCACGCGTCCGTGGTCGAGGCCGGGCCGTCCGCTCCGGTGCGTATCAAACCTGAATAAACGCGGACTTGCGGTAACTGGCTCCGACGCAACCGCCCGTTGTGGACGATGTCCCAGTGGGGTTACCGAACTCCGTTGCGCTGCGCCTGCTCGGCGCGGTGAGTCTGCGTACCCCGGAGTCCGAGCACCGGCTCGGGGGCCGGAAAATTCGGATCGTCCTGGCCGCGCTCGGTCTGCGGTTGAATCAGACCGTCCCGGTGTCCCAGCTCATTGCCGACGTCTGGGGTGAGGAGCATCCGGCGACCGCCCGGAACACGGCTCAGGTCTACCTCTCGGGGATTCGGCGGGCGCTGGAGACGACCGGTCACCCGTTCCGCCTCGACCGGCTGCCGGGCGGATACCGGCTGTCCGGGCGTCCCGAGCAGGTCGACTGGCTCCGGTTCGAACTGCTGGTCGGCCGGGCGCGCGCAACCGGCCGGAACGGTGACCACGAGGCCGCGCTCAGCGCGTTGACCGAGGCGCTCGCGCTCTGGGAGGGCGCGCCGCTCGCCGACATCAGCGAGACACCGCTGCACGCCGCCTTCGCGGCCGGAATGGACGGGGCGCACGTCGGGGCGCTCAGCGACCGGTTCGTGGCCGACCTGGCCCTCGGTACCCCCGGCCTCGTCGCGGAGCTCACCGAGCTGGTGCGCGCCCGTCCGCTCGACGAGCAGTTCACCCGGCATCTGATGCACGCCCTGCAGAACGACGGCCGGCGCGCCGAAGCGCTGACGGTCTATGCCGACTTCCGCGAGCGCCTGCTGCGCGAGCAGGGCGTCGAGCCCAGCGTCCGGCTGACCCGCCGCTACCAGGCGATCATCGCCGACGGTGCACCGGAACCGACCGCGGTCCGGTCGCCCGGTCCGGCTGTCGGCCGGTCCGCCGGTGGTGACTTCGTTGGACGTGACGCCGAGCTCGCACGCGTACTCGAGCTGCTCGCGGAGCCCGGCTTGGTGACGCTGACCGGGCCCCCGGGCGTCGGCAAGTCGCGCCTCGCCGCAGAAATCGCAGCGCGAGCCGGAGAAATGGGGCGTTTGCAGCCGCTGATGGTGCGGTTGGACGCGGTTTCGGACGCGGCCGACGTTCTCGCGGCGGTCGCCGATGCCTGCGGGCCGCAGCCGACCGCCGTAGGCCGCCGCTCCGCGCTCGAACGCATCCGGTATTCGCTGGTCGGGACCACTGCCCTGGTGGTGCTGGACAACTGTGAACACGTCGCGGCGGCCTGTGTCGAGCTGTGGGACGAGATCCTCTCCGACGGCACGGTCCGGGTGCTGGCGACGAGCACGCGGCCGTTGCACGCCCACGGCGAGGCGACGGTCCGGCTCGCCCCGCTTGCCGTCCCGCCGCCGGAGGCTGTGAAGGCCGCGCAGATCGCCGGTATCGAATCGGTGGAGTTGTTCTGCGCGCGGGCCCGCGCCCTTCGGCCGGCGTTCGTGCTCACGGACGATCTCGCGCCCGTGGTCAGCGAGATCTGCCGTCTCGTCGAGGGCATCCCGCTCTCGCTGGAGCTGGCCGGTAGCCGCACCCAGGTGCTCAGCCCGGCGGAGCTGGCTGAACGGCTGGGGGATCAGCTCCAGTTGCTCCGTGCGGTGCCGCGCCGGCCGGACGACCGGCACGATTCGCTGGTGTCCGCGGTCGCGGCGGCGGTGTCGCCCCTCGACGTCGCCGAACGGACGCTGTTCGCGCGGCTCGCGGTGTTCTGCGACTCGTTCACGCTCCGGGCGGCCGAAGCGGTGGCTCCGCCGGGCACGCCGGTGATCGACGTCCTGCACAGCCTGGTCGACGCGTCCCTGATCGTCGCCGACGTGTCGGGCCGGGAGAGCCGGTACCGGATGCTGGAGCCGGTGCGTCAGTTCGGCCGGTCGATCCTCGGGCCGGCCGAGGTCGCGGACGCCGACGAGCGTCGGACGGCGTACCTGCTCGACTTGGCGATGCGCGCGGCGGAGGCACACAGCGGCCCGGACCGAGTGGTGTGGCGGCGCCGCCTCGACGACATGCGTCAGGACTTCCGCCGGACGCTGGACGACGCGGTGCGGACCGGCCGCCTGGACGTGGCCCTGCCGCTGTCGGCCGCGCTCTGGTGGTGGTGGTCGAACGATCCGCAGGTCGGGTTGGAGTGGTACCGCCGGGTGCTGACCGTCGCCGGATCCGCGGCCGAACCGGCACCGTCCGACCTGCTACTCGCGGCCCAGCTGTCGGCCGCGGTGATCGCGTCGTACGTCGTGCTTCCGGAAGCGCTGAACTACGCCAGGGAGGCCGAGGCGACCGCGGATCGGCTGGCCGACGACGGCGGCCGGATGCGTGCCCTGCAGCACCAGGCGGACATCGCGCTGGAGCTGGGAGACCTCGATACCGCCCGGGACGCCGCCGACGAGGCCTGGCGGCTGGCCACGGACCTGGGCGATCCGTGGGCCACCGGGCGGTGCGGCTTGTCGGTCGCCTACAACCACCTGGCGGCCGGGGCCACCGAGGCCGCCGCGCGCTGGGCGACCGAGGCCGAACAGTGCTTCGCCCGGGCGGGCGACGACGGCGGTCGGGCCGACGCGCGGCTGCTGCTCGGCGAGGTACTGCTGGTCGGTGGCTCGGCGATCGAGGCGGAGGCCGTGCTCGACGACGTGCTCGGGGTCTTCCGCGGACACGAGAACGAGGAGCAGGTCGCTCGAGCGGCGGCGTTGCTGGCCGACGCCGTGTCCCGGCGCAGTGCTCGATCCGATGCGGCCGACCTGATGGAGGACGCGTTCGACCACCATGCCGAGATCGGGCATCCGTGGGCGATCGCCCACGACCTCGACGTGGCGGCGGCGATCTGCGCGGGTCAGAACGCGATGCGGAACGCTGCGGTGCTGCTCGGCGCGGCCGACGCCGTCCGGTCATCGGCCGGGGCGGTGACGACCCCGCACGACGACGCCCGGCGGAGCGGCGTGCTGGCAGCCTGCGAACGCGTGCTGGGACACCGCGGCGCGCGCGAGGCGATGCGGACGGGTGCGGGCAAGGACGTGTCGTCGGCGATCGGATATGCCCGCTCGGTGCTGCGCCGGCCGGCCGAGACGTCCGTCGCCTGAACGAGTTCTACGGGGGGTTGAAGACCCACTTGTTGGGGTCGGGGAGCGCCGACGCGGGAGCGGCGGCCACGCCTATCCCCACGGCGGCGGTGACCAGGACGACCAACGCGCGAAAGGCCAGCTTCCTCAGCGTTGCCATGACTCTCCATTCCAAGGCGGTCGGGTTCCGAGACTAAACGCGCTTCCGCCGCCTTTGGAACCCCGATCGCTTTTCAGGATTTCTTCAGAGTGCTTTCACGGTATCGGCGTGCGGCTTTAGAACATTTCAGGATGTGCGCTCGGATCTTTCGGTGCGGTCGGGAATGAATACGGTGAGTCTCGACCCACGAGAGGAGGTGAACACGATGCTGGATCTCGAACTGATCGAGTCGGCCGCGCTGGAGGCAGTTCCGCCCGTACTCGCCGGTGAGCTGTCCGACGACGCCCTGGAGCCGAGCGAGCGGACCGAGAACATCGCCTTCACGAGTTTTGCCTGAGCGAAGGAGTCTGCCGTGCTGGATCTGGAGTTGATCGGGGACGCCGAGCTCGTCCCGCTGTCGGCCGCGCTGGCCGAAGAAATCGCCGACGTGGATTCGATGCCGGGTGAGCGCTCGGAATCCATCGGATTCAACAGCTTTCTCTAGTCGTCAGGAGAATCGAATGCTGAACCTCGAGTTCATCGAAGACATTCTTCTGGACGAACTGCCGGACGTCCTGGCCGGCGAGCTGGCCGAGCTGGACGCACCGGTCGGCGACGAATGCAAGTCGATCGGTTTCGGAAACTTCGTCTGAGCGGTATCCGAGAAAGGAAAATCGAATGCTGAACCTCGAAGTCATCGACGACGTCCGACTCGACGAGCTGCCGGAGGGTCTGGCCGGCGAGCTGGTGGAGACCACTTCGACGCTCGGAGAGCAGACGAACATGGTCGCCTTCGGCAGCTTCGTCTGATCGCGAGGGAGGGCGAATGCTCGACCTCGACCGGATCGACGAGGTCTCCCTGGACGCGGTCCCGGAGGCAATCGCCGGCGAGCTGATCGATGCCGACGTCGCAGTGGGCGACGGCATGGACTGGATCGCCTGGAGCAGCTTCATCTGATCGGCATTCCCGGCCCGGGCAGCTGCCCGGGCCGGGACTCTTCGAGGGAGCGAAGATGGTTGCGATCGACCTGATGTCGCCGGCGCCCCGGCCGACCGGGGAATGGCCGACGGACCTCCTGGACGTCGACGGCCGGCTTCGGACCGGCTGGCGTCCGGAGCCGTTCACCGAGTTCGTCGTCAAAGTGCACAGCCGGTGCAACCTGGCCTGCGACTACTGCTACATGTACGAAATGGCCGACCAGAGCTGGCGGTCCCAGCCGGTCGTGATGTCCGAGCGCGTGATGAACCAGGTGTGCGAGCGGATCGCCGAACACGCGGCCGCCCACGATCTCCCCGCGGTCCAGGTCGTCCTGCACGGCGGCGAGCCGCTGCTGGCCGGTCCCTCGGCGATCCGCCGGTTCGTCCGCCGGGCCCGCGAGGTCGCCGGCCCGACCCGGGTCGGGTTCGGCGTCCAGACCAACGGCATCCTGCTCACGCCGGAGTTCCTCGACCTGTTCGGCGAGTACGACGTCCGGGTCGGCGTCAGCCTCGACGGTGACGAGGCCGGGCAGGACCGGCACCGCCGCTACACGAACGGGCGCGGTAGCTACGACCGCGTCGCGGCCGGGCTGCGCCTGCTGACCTCCGACGAGTACCGCCCGCTGTTCAGCGGCCTGCTCTGCACGGTCGACGTCGACAACGACCCGATCGCGACCTATCGGGAGATGGCCGGCTGGGCGCCGCCCAAGCTCGACTACCTGCTCCCGCACGGAAACTGGGAGACCCCGCCGCCGCGCCGGACCCCGGACCCGTCGTCGACGCCCTACGCCGACTGGCTCATCCCGATCTTCGACCACTGGTACGACGCTCCGCGCCCGGCGCCACGCGTCCGGATGTTCGGCGCGATCATGCGGACGCTGCTCGGCCGGGCGGTGGCGACCGAGCACGTAGGGCTCGCGCCGATCCGGCTGCTGGTGATCGAGACCGACGGGACGCTCCAGCAGGTCGACACACTCAAGAGCACTTATGCGGGCGCCCCGGAGACCGGCCTGAACGTCGCGGGCAACGCGCTCGACGACGCGCTGCTGCACCCGTCGATCGTCGCCAGGCAGATCGGCGTCGACGCCCTCGGCCCGACCTGCCGGGCCTGCTCCCTGCGCGACGTCTGCGGCGGCGGCGACTATCCGCACCGGTACCGGCCGAACTCCGGGTTCCGGCACCCGTCGGTGTACTGCCCGGACCTGATGCGGCTGATCACGCACGTCAAGAACCGGTTGGAATCCGACCTGCTGGCCGCACGAAAGGAGTCTCGATCATGAGCGCACCGACCCGACCCGCACCGGCTGACGGCCTGGCGACGGCTCTCGCGGACGGCAGCGAGCCCGCGGCGACCGTGAACCGGCTGTACTCCGGTCAGCTGCGGTTACGGACCGGCCGGCTCCGTGCGCTGGTCGCCCGGGCCGTCGCGCTCGACCCCGACGGCGCGCGCGACGCGTTCCTCGAGGAGAGCTACGCCGCACTCCGCGAGCTCCAGCAGACCCATCCCCGGGTCGTGACCGCGCTGCTGCTGTACCCGCACGTCGGCGCCTGGCTGGCCGAGAGCCTCCGGCGCCTCGACCCCGGCCGGCCCTCCGACGAGACCCCGGAGGCGCAGCTCGGCTACCTCTCCGCGCTGGTCGCGGCGGCCGTACTCCGTGCGGACGCCGAGCTGAGCGTGCCGTTGGCGATCGAGGAACCGGGCCGGGTCGTGCTGCCCGCGGTGGGGACCTGCCTGCTGCCGGCCGGGACGGCGTCCGCCTGGAGGTTGGCGGGACGGCGGATCACCGACGGCCAGCACGAGGTCGCACTCCCGGCGGACCTGTCCGCGGAGACGGACGAGTGGAAGCCGGTCCGGCGGTTGCGGTCCGACCACGGGAGCCCGATCGACGTCGCGTTCGACGAACAGGACCCGGCGCGCAGCTGCGGCCCGACGCTGACGCTCGCGCCCCGGGCCGACGCGGCCGAATGGGAGGCCTGGCAGCAGGCGTTCGACGAGGCCTGGGCCATGCTGCTGGCGGAGCAGCCCGGCTACGCGGAGGAGATCCGGGCCGGACTGCAGTGCCTCGTGCCGCTGGCCTCGCTGGGAGGCGGACGCAGCTCCAGCCTCACGGTCGGCGACGCGTTCGGCTCGGTCGTCACGACGCCGCCGGCGAACGGCGGTGCCCTGGCCCTGACACTCATCCACGAGACCCAGCACGGGAAGCTCTCGGCGCTGCTCGACCTCGAGCCGCTCTATCGAGCCGACTCCGACGACCGCTTCTACGCACCCTGGCGGGACGACCCGCGGCCGTTCGGAGCCGTGCTCCAGGGGGTCTACGCGCACCTCGGCGTGGCGAACTTCTGGCGGGTCCACCGCTGGGCCGCCGACGGCGACGACGCGACGCTCGCGCACATGGAGTTCACCCGGTGGCGGCAGCAGACCGAGGAGGCGGCGGCCGAACTCGCCCGGGCCGACGTCGTGACGGAATCCGGGCTGGCGTTCCTGGACGTGATCTCCGGGCGGCTGGCCGAGTGGGGCACCGAGCCGGTGCCCGGATCGGCCGACGAACTCGCGGCCGCGGCCCGGTTCGAGCACCGGATCGGCTGGCGGCTGCGGAACCTGGAACTGGACGCAGCCCGGCTCGCCGATGCGATCCGCCGCGAGCCGATCACCCCGCTGCCCGAGCCGGTCGCGGCGACCGCGAAGCAGTCCGGTCCGACCGGCGTGTGGAGCGCGCGGCTCCGGCTGATGTACGCCGGAGTCACCCAGCCCGACCTGTACGAACGTCTGCGCAGCGGCGAGCAGGCGCTGGACGTGGAGGCGTCCGACGCCGATCTGGCGTGCCTCGTCGGCGATTACGCGACGGCCGAACCGGCCTACGAGGCGCAGATCGCCGACGGCGGATCCTGGGAGGCGTGGGTCGGGCTCGTCCACTGTTATCCGCAGACCCGGCCGGGGCCGGCCGCCGAGTTCTTCCGGGCCCGACCCGAGGTGGTGGCCTCGGTGTACGAGGAGTTGGCCGGGCAGTTGCCGCCGTACGAGGTGGCCCGGAGGCTGGCGGTGCTGCTGCCGTGAACTCCTGGCGACGGGACTTCCATCTGCTCTGGACGGGGACGACGCTGACCCAGCTCGGCGGGTCGGGGTCGATCTTCGTCTACCCACTGCTGGCCCTGGCGCTGACCGGTTCTCCCGTGTTCGCGGGCTGGGTGGTGTGCGCGGGGATGGTGCCGGCGACGATCCTCTACCTGCCCGCCGGCGTCCTCGCCGACCGGCTCGACCGGCGGACGCTGTTGATCGTCAGCGCCGGTGTCCGCGGCGTGGCCGCGCTGACCCTGCCGCTGACGCTCGGGACCGGGCACGGATGGGCGTGGCTGCTGCCTTTGGTCGCGTTCGTCGACGGCACCTGTTCGACGGTGTACGCGACGACCGAGGCGTCGTTCGTCCCCCGACTGGTGCCACCGGACGCGCTCTCCGGGGCCATCGCCCGGAACGAGGCCCGGTTCCATCTGGCCACGCTGCTCGGGCGGCCCCTCGGTGGGTTGTTGTTCGGCCTGGCCCAGATCCTGCCGTTCGTGCTGAACGCGGTCTCCGGCGTAGCGGCGGCGGTGCTGGCCGCGCTCGTTCGCGGTCCGCGCGGTTCCACGCGCGGTGAGCTCTCGTTCGCGAGTATCCGGACCGACCTGCGGGACGGGCTGGTCTGGGTGGCCCGGCACCCGTTGATCCGGCTCTCGATCACCCACGACACGCTGCAGAACTTCCTCATGCAGGCGGTCGGGTTGACCGTGATCGCGCGGGCGGTCGGCGACGGTGTGCCGGGGTGGTTGATCGGCATCGCGATGGCGGCCGGTGGAGCGGGCGGCGTGCTCGGCGCCTGGGTCGCTCCGTCCACGCTGCGAGGGCGCAGCGTCCGCCAGGTGCTGGTCGCGGTGGCCTGGGGATGGGCGCTGTTCGCCGGCCTGGTGACCGCGTTGCCGCAGGCCGGGGCCCTGATCGGGGCGTTCGTGCTGTACGGGCTGGTCGCCGCCCACACGAACGTGGCGATGGTGAACTACCAGGCCCGGGAGGTGCCGCCGGAACTGCTCGGGCGGGTCGTGAGCGTCGATCGATTCCTGTCGATGGGGATGGTGCCGCTCGGTGCGCTGGTGGCCGGGTACGCGCTGCCGGCGATCGGCGCCGAGTGGACGCTGCTGGCGCTGGCCGCGGCCGGTGCGCTCTGGGCCGTGGTGCTGACCGTGGTGCTCCGCGGCCTGCCGGCCGGCGTCCCCGCGGTGCCGGCTCCGGCGGCGGCGGAACCCGTGCCCGCCTAGGCCAGCCCCCGACGCGTGAAGGCGGGCGGCCGGGTGCCGCGGATCGACGCGACCATGTCCAGGGTCCGGCGGGTCGCCCGGACGTCGTGGGCCCGGAACACCCGAGCCCCGAGCCAGGCGCTGACCGCGGTCGCGGCGAGCGTTCCCTCGAGGCGGTCGTCCACCGGCAGGTCGAGCGTCTCGCCGACGAAGTCCTTCCGGGAGAGCGCCACCAGCACCGGCCACCCGGTCGCGACCAGCGCCTCCAGCTCGCGGGTGAGCGTCAGCGAGTGCCAGGTGTTCTTGCCGAAGTCGTGCGCCGGGTCGATCAAGATGCCGTCGGCGCGGACGCCGGCCGCCACGGCGCCCTCGGCCAGCCGCGTCACCGTGCTCACGACGTCGGCCACGACGTCGGGAAACGTCGGACGGTGAGGACGGGAGCGGGGGGTCAGCCCACCGGCGTGGGAGCAGATGAGCGCGGCGCCAGTGTCGGCGGCGACCCGGGCCAGGCCCGGGTCGGCACCCGACCAGGTGTCGTTGAGCAGGTCGGCGCCGGCCTCGACGGCGGCCGCGCCGACCTCGGCGCGCCAGGTGTCGATGCTGATCACGAGCTCGGGGTGGCGGGCCCGGACCTCCCGGATCAACGGAACCGTCCGCCTGGCCTCCTCGGCCGCGTCCACGTCGGCGCCCGGGCCGGCCTTCACCCCGCCGATGTCGACGATGTCCGCGCCGTCGCGCACGGCCGCCTCCACGGCGGCCAGCGCGGCCTCGTCGGTGAACGTGGCGCCCCGGTCGTAGAACGAATCCGGTGTGCGGTTGACGATGGCCATGACCAGCAACTGGGTGTCGTCGTAGCGGTGGGCGCCGAGCCTGAGTGGCATGACGCCATTCTGCGCTGCCGGTGTGTTCCCCGCTTTGTGGGCGTCTGACCGCATGGGCGCGTGACACACGTGCCACGATGCGG
This genomic window contains:
- the folP gene encoding dihydropteroate synthase translates to MPLRLGAHRYDDTQLLVMAIVNRTPDSFYDRGATFTDEAALAAVEAAVRDGADIVDIGGVKAGPGADVDAAEEARRTVPLIREVRARHPELVISIDTWRAEVGAAAVEAGADLLNDTWSGADPGLARVAADTGAALICSHAGGLTPRSRPHRPTFPDVVADVVSTVTRLAEGAVAAGVRADGILIDPAHDFGKNTWHSLTLTRELEALVATGWPVLVALSRKDFVGETLDLPVDDRLEGTLAATAVSAWLGARVFRAHDVRATRRTLDMVASIRGTRPPAFTRRGLA
- a CDS encoding MFS transporter, which produces MNSWRRDFHLLWTGTTLTQLGGSGSIFVYPLLALALTGSPVFAGWVVCAGMVPATILYLPAGVLADRLDRRTLLIVSAGVRGVAALTLPLTLGTGHGWAWLLPLVAFVDGTCSTVYATTEASFVPRLVPPDALSGAIARNEARFHLATLLGRPLGGLLFGLAQILPFVLNAVSGVAAAVLAALVRGPRGSTRGELSFASIRTDLRDGLVWVARHPLIRLSITHDTLQNFLMQAVGLTVIARAVGDGVPGWLIGIAMAAGGAGGVLGAWVAPSTLRGRSVRQVLVAVAWGWALFAGLVTALPQAGALIGAFVLYGLVAAHTNVAMVNYQAREVPPELLGRVVSVDRFLSMGMVPLGALVAGYALPAIGAEWTLLALAAAGALWAVVLTVVLRGLPAGVPAVPAPAAAEPVPA